The genomic DNA GTTCCGCAACGATCCGCAATCCCAAGGAACTGGCGGAACAACTCACCGGCCGGCCGATGGAATTAGTCTCCAAGAACGGCTCACCCGCCGGAGAAAAGCATTTCATTTTCTACAACCCGCCGGTGATCAATCAGCAACTGGGGATTCGCAAGTCATCGCTGCTGGAGGCCGGGCGCGTGGCGCAACGCTTCATCGGCAATCGCGTCCAGAGCATCATCTTCGTTCCCTACCGACTGAATGTCGAGTTGCTGTTGACGTATCTGCGGCGCGACTGCCCCGGGGTGCGCATTGAGGGCTACCGCGGCGGCTACTTGCCGAATGAACGCCGCGAGATCGAACGCGCGCTACGCCAGGGCGAGATCACGGCGGTCGTTTCAACCAACGCCCTTGAACTCGGCATCGACATCGGCTCGCTCGATGTGTCGATTATTTGCGGCTATCCCGGCACGATTGCCTCGACCCGCCAGCAGTCTGGTCGCGCCGGCCGCAAGAACACAGTGAGTGTCTCGATCATGATCGCCTCGAGCTCGGCGCTGAATCAATATGTCGTTTCGCACCCTGAATACTTCTTCGAAGCGCCGCCCGAGATGGGTGTCATTGATCCGAACAATTTCGTCATTCTGACTTCGCACTTGAAATGCGGCGCCTTTGAGCTGCCGTTTCATCAGGAAGAGGTCATGGGGGTGCAGACGACGGCGGAAATTCTCGATTATCTTCAGAGCCGCGGCGTGCTGCACTTTTCGGCCAATCGCTGGCACTGGTCGTCGGAGATTTATCCGGCGACCGAGGTCTCGCTGCGTTCTGCCTCGCCGGACAACTTCGTGATCCTGAACACCTCCGATAACAACCGCGTGATCGGCGAGGTTGACTATTTTTCGGCGCCGATGCTGTTGCATCCCGAGGCGATTTATATTCACCTCGGCAATCAGTATCAAGTAGAGCAGCTCGATTGGGAGGGCAAGAAGGCCTATGTCAAGGAGGACAAAGTCGACTACTACACGGACGCCGAGACCAAGGCCGATCTGAAAGTTATCGAAGTCAATGACACTGCCGGCGCAACGAATTGGGGCGAGGTCTCGATCACGAACGTGACGGTGCTGTTCAAGAAGATCAAATTCGAGACGCACGAGAACGTCGGGTCGGGCAAGCTCGCGCTGCCGGAGATTGAGATGCATACGACCTCTTTCTGGCACGAATACGATGAAGAGATCGGCGAGCAGCTGGG from Candidatus Zixiibacteriota bacterium includes the following:
- a CDS encoding DEAD/DEAH box helicase encodes the protein MLSVAQVLDQLRSDRSFMDNITQWQVVPPRAGEYVDFPASVPANLRAVLEKRGIHRLYSHQAQVYEYARNGKHVTVVTPTASGKTLSYNLPILSRMIAEPETRALYLFPTKALSQDQMVELQQVIDALGIEINTYTFDGDTPAEVRRKVRKAGHIVVTNPDMLHSGVLPHHTKWIKLFENLKYIVIDEVHTYRGVFGSHLANVLRRLERICKFYGSSPQFICCSATIRNPKELAEQLTGRPMELVSKNGSPAGEKHFIFYNPPVINQQLGIRKSSLLEAGRVAQRFIGNRVQSIIFVPYRLNVELLLTYLRRDCPGVRIEGYRGGYLPNERREIERALRQGEITAVVSTNALELGIDIGSLDVSIICGYPGTIASTRQQSGRAGRKNTVSVSIMIASSSALNQYVVSHPEYFFEAPPEMGVIDPNNFVILTSHLKCGAFELPFHQEEVMGVQTTAEILDYLQSRGVLHFSANRWHWSSEIYPATEVSLRSASPDNFVILNTSDNNRVIGEVDYFSAPMLLHPEAIYIHLGNQYQVEQLDWEGKKAYVKEDKVDYYTDAETKADLKVIEVNDTAGATNWGEVSITNVTVLFKKIKFETHENVGSGKLALPEIEMHTTSFWHEYDEEIGEQLGFGRANLGAALRGVANVLGIVAPLYLMCDSRDLRSISQVKSAFTERPTIYIYESVPGGVGYAQKIFRVAPEIFSAAIQLIKDCPCQTGCPSCVGPEIEVGREGKRNAALLLEQALKSVTSIA